A single genomic interval of Shewanella halotolerans harbors:
- a CDS encoding alpha/beta hydrolase — protein sequence MSQFTRHSVKVPANDVELDAWLYLPACEEASLNKPAPAIVMSHGFAAIKELYIDKFAEAFAKAGFAVLLYDHRNFGKSGGEPRGEIIPYQQIEDMREMISWLSFRPEVNAEQIGVWGTSFSGGHAIMLGALDRRVKCVVAQVPTISGYQTFLRRAGSRLSAVQEEFEQDRTRRSKGETPTYIGVIPQDKESGIYASDEAMAFYSKAWALADGWENRVTLRSSEKACEYEPGLWIARVSPTPLLMIVAENDTVTPTDIALSAYNNAREPKRLCLLPDGHFDPYVKHSTRSITEAIAWFSKYLK from the coding sequence ATGAGTCAATTTACCCGCCACAGCGTTAAGGTGCCAGCCAACGACGTCGAGCTAGACGCCTGGCTTTATCTGCCTGCCTGCGAAGAAGCATCCCTGAATAAACCAGCCCCGGCGATTGTGATGAGCCACGGCTTCGCCGCCATTAAAGAGCTGTACATCGACAAGTTCGCCGAGGCATTTGCGAAGGCGGGCTTCGCCGTGCTGCTCTATGATCACAGAAATTTCGGCAAGAGTGGCGGTGAACCCCGAGGCGAGATCATCCCCTATCAACAGATAGAAGATATGAGGGAGATGATCAGCTGGCTGAGCTTTCGTCCCGAGGTTAACGCCGAGCAGATAGGCGTGTGGGGCACAAGTTTTAGCGGTGGACATGCCATCATGTTGGGCGCCTTAGATCGCCGAGTGAAATGTGTCGTCGCCCAGGTGCCGACCATCAGCGGCTATCAAACGTTTCTTCGCCGCGCAGGTTCACGACTCAGCGCAGTACAAGAAGAATTTGAACAGGACAGGACAAGGCGGTCCAAGGGCGAGACGCCCACTTACATAGGAGTGATCCCCCAAGATAAGGAATCCGGCATTTATGCCAGCGATGAAGCCATGGCGTTTTACAGCAAAGCCTGGGCGCTCGCCGACGGATGGGAGAATCGGGTCACACTCAGGTCCAGCGAAAAAGCCTGTGAGTATGAGCCTGGGCTCTGGATTGCGCGCGTGAGTCCCACACCGCTCTTGATGATAGTCGCTGAAAATGACACTGTCACACCGACAGACATAGCCTTGTCAGCCTATAACAATGCACGCGAGCCCAAGCGGCTCTGCCTGCTGCCAGACGGTCACTTCGACCCCTATGTGAAACACTCGACGCGTTCGATAACGGAGGCGATAGCATGGTTTAGCAAATACCTGAAATAA
- a CDS encoding O-acetylhomoserine aminocarboxypropyltransferase/cysteine synthase family protein, with the protein MKLESLALHHGYDSEATTKAAAVPIYQTTSYTFDDTQHGADLFDLKVPGNIYTRIMNPTTDVLEQRLAAIEGGIGALALASGMAAITYAIQALTQVGDNIVSTSQLYGGTYNLFAHTLPRQGVEVRMAAFDDFDGLEAHIDDKTKALFCESIGNPAGNIVDIARLADLAHRHGVPLIVDNTVATPVLCRPFEHGADIVIHSLTKYIGGHGTTIGGVIIDSGKFDWAAQPERFALLNEPDPSYHGVVYTQAFGPAAFIGRCRVVPLRNTGATLSPQSAFLLLQGLETLALRMERHCDNALALAKFLEQDPRVSWVNYGALDNSPYRDNCEKITSGKASGIISFGIKAEDSEAAKAAGGRFIDALQMILRLVNIGDAKSLACHPATTTHRQLNGEELAKAGVSEDLIRISVGIEHIEDIIADVSQALDKAI; encoded by the coding sequence ATGAAACTCGAATCTTTAGCCCTGCATCATGGATATGACTCGGAAGCAACCACCAAGGCGGCGGCCGTCCCCATTTATCAGACCACCTCTTATACGTTTGACGACACCCAGCACGGTGCCGACCTGTTTGATCTTAAGGTGCCGGGCAACATCTACACTCGCATCATGAACCCCACCACAGATGTGCTCGAGCAGCGCCTGGCCGCCATCGAAGGCGGTATCGGCGCCCTGGCCCTGGCCTCTGGCATGGCCGCCATCACCTATGCCATTCAGGCACTGACGCAAGTGGGCGACAATATTGTCAGCACCAGTCAGCTCTATGGCGGTACCTATAACCTGTTTGCCCATACCCTGCCACGCCAGGGAGTCGAGGTGCGCATGGCGGCCTTCGACGACTTCGATGGCCTGGAGGCCCATATCGATGATAAGACGAAGGCGCTGTTTTGCGAGTCTATCGGCAACCCGGCGGGCAATATCGTCGACATCGCGCGCCTGGCCGACCTGGCCCATAGACACGGCGTGCCGCTGATCGTCGACAACACGGTGGCCACCCCGGTACTCTGTCGCCCCTTCGAGCATGGCGCCGATATCGTGATTCACTCGCTGACTAAATATATTGGCGGTCACGGCACCACCATCGGCGGGGTGATCATCGACTCGGGTAAGTTCGACTGGGCCGCCCAGCCTGAACGTTTCGCCCTGCTTAACGAGCCCGACCCCTCATACCATGGGGTGGTCTATACCCAGGCGTTTGGTCCGGCGGCCTTCATTGGTCGCTGCCGCGTGGTGCCGCTGCGTAATACCGGCGCCACCCTATCGCCTCAGAGTGCCTTCCTGCTATTACAGGGCCTAGAGACCCTGGCCCTGCGCATGGAGCGTCACTGCGACAACGCCCTCGCCCTGGCTAAATTTCTCGAACAGGACCCCAGGGTCAGCTGGGTCAACTATGGCGCGCTGGACAACAGCCCCTACCGCGATAACTGCGAGAAGATCACCTCGGGCAAAGCCTCGGGCATCATCAGCTTCGGCATCAAGGCCGAAGATAGCGAGGCGGCCAAGGCCGCCGGTGGACGCTTTATCGATGCCCTGCAGATGATCCTGCGCTTGGTCAACATAGGCGACGCCAAGTCCCTGGCCTGCCACCCGGCCACCACCACCCACAGGCAACTTAACGGCGAAGAGTTGGCCAAGGCTGGGGTTTCAGAAGATCTGATCCGCATCTCGGTCGGTATAGAGCATATCGAGGATATTATTGCGGATGTCTCTCAGGCGCTGGATAAGGCGATCTAA
- a CDS encoding NADH:ubiquinone reductase (Na(+)-transporting) subunit B produces the protein MSKQDNKPDVQENYYAHGSSMRSFLRSLLYAHGRSTKGKVHVRDAIDVKRTMTLVGLCLLPAILFGIYNLGLQAQLALASGLTTPDVWQLLPFNAITGGLGEQSGLFGLFGYGLSFYLPIYLTALLVSLFWEMVFAKVRRQELHEGFFVTALLFTLILPVSTPLWIVALGITFGVIMAKEVFGGMGYNFLNPALAGYAFIYFAYPTEVAQIAQFVAVDGFSGATTLIQTAAGKMSFEGYTWYQAFSDPLWWDAFFGFTVGSIAETSTLAILIGGLLLLLTRLADWRVVAGVMAGMVATAVLFNLIGSAKNEMFAMPWTWHLVTGGFALGMMFMATDPVTTAYTRQGKFAYGALIGFMTVLIRVLNLKMPEGIMLAILFANLWAPLFDYLVARSNMKRRLKRNAL, from the coding sequence ATGAGTAAGCAAGACAATAAGCCAGATGTGCAAGAGAATTACTATGCCCACGGCTCGTCGATGCGTAGCTTCCTGCGCTCGCTGCTTTATGCCCATGGCCGCAGCACCAAAGGTAAGGTGCATGTTCGCGATGCGATCGATGTAAAACGTACCATGACCCTGGTGGGTCTGTGTCTACTGCCGGCGATTCTGTTCGGTATCTATAACCTGGGTCTGCAGGCGCAGCTGGCGCTGGCTTCTGGCTTGACCACGCCCGATGTTTGGCAGCTACTGCCTTTCAATGCCATTACCGGCGGCCTCGGCGAGCAGAGCGGTTTATTTGGCCTGTTTGGCTATGGCCTGAGCTTCTACCTGCCTATCTATCTCACCGCGCTGTTGGTGAGCCTGTTTTGGGAGATGGTGTTCGCCAAGGTGCGTCGCCAGGAGCTGCATGAAGGCTTCTTCGTCACCGCCTTGCTGTTTACCCTGATCCTGCCTGTATCGACACCGCTGTGGATCGTGGCCCTTGGTATCACCTTCGGGGTGATCATGGCCAAAGAGGTGTTTGGCGGCATGGGGTATAACTTCCTTAACCCTGCGTTGGCTGGTTACGCCTTTATCTACTTTGCCTACCCGACCGAGGTGGCGCAGATCGCCCAGTTTGTGGCGGTCGATGGCTTCTCGGGAGCGACAACCTTGATTCAGACTGCTGCGGGCAAGATGAGTTTCGAAGGTTACACCTGGTATCAGGCTTTTAGCGATCCGCTGTGGTGGGATGCCTTCTTCGGCTTCACCGTCGGCTCTATTGCCGAGACCAGCACCCTGGCCATTCTGATCGGCGGCCTGTTGCTGCTGTTGACTCGCCTGGCCGACTGGCGTGTGGTGGCCGGTGTGATGGCCGGTATGGTGGCAACTGCCGTGCTGTTCAACCTTATCGGTTCGGCCAAGAACGAGATGTTTGCCATGCCTTGGACCTGGCATCTGGTCACCGGCGGCTTTGCCCTGGGGATGATGTTTATGGCCACTGATCCTGTGACTACCGCCTATACCCGCCAGGGCAAGTTTGCCTATGGCGCCCTGATCGGCTTCATGACAGTGCTTATCCGCGTGCTGAATCTCAAGATGCCTGAAGGGATCATGCTGGCGATTCTGTTTGCCAACCTGTGGGCGCCGCTCTTCGATTACCTGGTGGCGCGCAGCAACATGAAGCGGAGGCTGAAACGCAATGCCTTATAA
- a CDS encoding S41 family peptidase translates to MKSISNALFTSLIASGLLLTGCSGGGSGSDTSGSGGSIGTGSTVKWVEGEFTPYAQLANQCDAGLKEKLWLRSWSNDTYLWYSEIIDRDPAPYQVLEYFSLLKTENLSATGNPKDQFHFSMPTSEWEQLNQSGASVGYGMSFHLQQASSTADRKVTVTYTEPSSPATNANIARGAVIVSIDGVSVKDANDTASINTLNNGLFPSDDGQETRFTILDLGASQTRDVVLTAQTVVSTPVQNTKVLASPSGNVGYFQFNSHIATAERGLFDAIATLANAKVDDLVLDLRYNGGGLLAMASQLGYMIAGQQATQNRIFERSTFNDKYPTKDPVTGQTLTPMPFIDETIGFNPSLLSGGQSLPSLNLSRVFVLTTDDTCSASEALINSLRGIDVEVIQIGGTTCGKPYGFYPTPNCATTYFTIQFKGENDKGFGDYSDGFVPSSNPTLQSEVPGCDVADDFNHALGDQDEGQLAAALYYRDNNSCPAQVAKASRTQAKPQFVDAGYVLQDTRNQNLLFNNRILTQPK, encoded by the coding sequence ATGAAGTCAATCTCAAATGCTCTGTTTACAAGCCTGATCGCATCAGGCCTCTTGCTCACTGGCTGTAGCGGCGGTGGCAGCGGTAGCGATACCTCTGGCAGCGGCGGCTCCATAGGCACGGGCAGCACGGTGAAATGGGTCGAGGGAGAATTTACTCCCTATGCACAATTGGCCAACCAATGCGACGCGGGTCTCAAGGAAAAACTGTGGTTACGTTCTTGGAGTAACGACACCTACCTTTGGTACAGCGAGATCATAGATAGGGATCCGGCGCCTTACCAGGTCTTAGAATATTTCAGCCTACTGAAAACCGAAAACCTGTCGGCCACGGGCAACCCCAAAGATCAGTTCCACTTCTCTATGCCCACCAGCGAATGGGAACAGCTTAATCAATCGGGCGCCTCGGTTGGCTATGGCATGAGCTTCCATCTCCAGCAGGCCAGCAGCACCGCAGACAGAAAGGTTACCGTGACCTACACTGAGCCTAGCTCACCGGCCACCAACGCCAATATCGCCCGTGGCGCCGTCATCGTCAGCATAGATGGCGTGAGCGTGAAAGATGCCAACGACACGGCCTCGATCAATACCCTGAATAACGGCCTCTTTCCCAGTGACGACGGCCAGGAAACACGCTTCACCATCCTAGATCTTGGCGCCAGCCAGACCCGTGATGTGGTGCTCACCGCGCAAACTGTGGTCTCAACCCCAGTACAGAACACTAAGGTGCTCGCCAGCCCTTCGGGTAACGTGGGTTACTTCCAATTTAACTCCCACATCGCCACGGCAGAGCGCGGCCTTTTTGATGCCATCGCCACGCTGGCCAATGCCAAGGTAGACGATCTGGTACTGGATCTGCGTTACAACGGCGGCGGCTTATTGGCCATGGCGAGCCAGCTCGGCTACATGATTGCCGGCCAGCAGGCGACGCAAAATCGTATCTTCGAGCGCAGCACCTTTAACGACAAGTACCCCACCAAAGATCCTGTCACGGGCCAGACCTTAACACCTATGCCTTTCATCGATGAAACCATTGGCTTTAATCCAAGTCTGTTGAGCGGTGGCCAGAGCCTGCCAAGCCTTAACCTGTCTCGAGTATTCGTGCTCACCACAGACGATACCTGTTCGGCCAGCGAGGCGTTGATCAACAGCCTGCGCGGTATCGATGTCGAGGTGATCCAGATTGGCGGCACCACCTGTGGTAAGCCCTATGGCTTCTACCCAACACCGAACTGCGCCACCACCTACTTCACCATTCAGTTCAAGGGGGAAAACGACAAGGGCTTCGGCGACTACTCAGACGGTTTCGTCCCCAGCAGCAACCCGACGCTACAAAGCGAAGTGCCAGGCTGTGACGTAGCAGATGATTTCAATCATGCCTTAGGCGACCAAGATGAAGGCCAGTTGGCTGCGGCGCTCTACTACCGTGACAACAACAGCTGCCCGGCTCAGGTGGCAAAGGCGTCACGTACCCAGGCGAAACCTCAGTTTGTCGATGCGGGTTATGTGCTGCAAGATACCCGCAATCAAAACCTGCTGTTTAATAACCGGATTCTGACTCAGCCTAAGTAG
- a CDS encoding Na(+)-translocating NADH-quinone reductase subunit C — MAFKKDTVVGTMIFTLVLCLSCSFMITGTAEVLKERKLVKKRDELKRNVLLAADIDISGDKDFRAIFEQSVKPLLVELDTGVIDSQANVLDFDDRMAAINPQTSSKPKKDIAKIKTRANQARVFKVFDDKGELHAVVLPIYGKGLWSIIYGYVALKPDLNTIENVVFYEHGETPGIGDFLDDKAWTDKLKGKQLFDDKGQVSFKVVKGGAKAGDLHGVDAVSGATMTGRGVQRAMQFWFGVEGYQTFLHKLKASEV; from the coding sequence ATGGCATTTAAGAAAGATACCGTTGTGGGGACCATGATCTTCACACTTGTCCTCTGCCTCTCTTGTTCTTTTATGATCACAGGAACGGCCGAGGTACTCAAAGAACGTAAGTTGGTGAAGAAGCGCGACGAGCTTAAGCGCAACGTCTTGCTGGCTGCCGATATCGATATCAGCGGCGACAAAGATTTTCGCGCCATCTTCGAGCAGTCTGTGAAGCCTCTGCTGGTGGAGCTGGACACTGGGGTTATCGATAGCCAGGCGAACGTGCTGGATTTTGATGACCGTATGGCGGCTATCAATCCGCAGACCTCGAGCAAGCCCAAGAAAGATATCGCCAAAATCAAGACCCGCGCCAATCAGGCCCGGGTGTTCAAGGTGTTTGACGACAAGGGCGAGCTGCACGCCGTGGTGCTGCCTATCTATGGCAAGGGGCTCTGGTCGATCATCTATGGCTATGTGGCGCTCAAGCCGGACCTGAACACCATAGAAAACGTGGTCTTCTACGAGCATGGTGAGACACCGGGTATCGGCGACTTCCTCGACGACAAGGCCTGGACCGACAAGCTTAAGGGCAAGCAGCTGTTTGACGACAAGGGACAGGTTTCCTTCAAGGTGGTCAAGGGCGGTGCTAAGGCCGGCGATCTCCATGGTGTTGATGCCGTGAGCGGCGCGACCATGACGGGACGCGGCGTACAGCGTGCCATGCAGTTCTGGTTCGGGGTCGAAGGTTATCAGACCTTCCTTCACAAGCTAAAAGCGTCGGAGGTTTAA
- a CDS encoding Na(+)-translocating NADH-quinone reductase subunit A has translation MAGFPDKIKTIKKGLDVPIAGEPRQEIDCCARPAKVALLGEEYVGLKPTLLVEVGDRVKKGQTLFEDKKAPGIGFTAPASGVVVEINRGERRVLQSVVIQVEGDEQVTFMAYSDLSRLSREAVQQNLVESGLWTALRTRPFSRVPLLDSEPAAIFVNAMDTNPLAADPRVIIAEQREAFAAGLEVLTYLTSGKIHLCHDAGEALPGADLARVESHRFAGVHPAGLVGTHIHFIAPASLERPVWHLGYQDVIAYGKLFLTGELYTDRVVALGGPTALNPRLLRTQLGAQLSTLVEGEIKPGSNRVVSGSVLAGHTAAGVHDYLGRFHQQISVLAEDAKHQLLPWVRGGADKFSITRAVTSRFKATKRLFDLTTHAGGSHRAMMAFGQLDRVMPLDILPTLLVRDLVVRDTDEAQALGALELDEEDLALCTFVCPGKYDFGRELRICLDIIEREG, from the coding sequence ATGGCAGGTTTTCCAGACAAGATTAAGACGATAAAAAAGGGCCTAGATGTGCCTATCGCCGGCGAGCCGAGGCAAGAGATAGATTGCTGCGCTCGTCCTGCAAAGGTGGCACTCCTGGGTGAAGAGTATGTTGGCCTGAAACCCACCCTCTTGGTGGAGGTCGGCGATCGGGTGAAGAAGGGCCAGACCCTGTTCGAAGACAAGAAGGCGCCGGGCATAGGTTTTACCGCGCCAGCCAGTGGTGTGGTCGTCGAGATCAACCGCGGCGAGCGCCGTGTGTTGCAGTCTGTGGTGATCCAGGTCGAGGGCGATGAGCAAGTCACCTTTATGGCCTATTCGGATCTGAGCCGCCTCAGCCGTGAAGCCGTACAGCAAAACCTGGTCGAGAGTGGTCTGTGGACCGCGCTGCGCACTCGCCCCTTCTCGCGCGTGCCCTTGCTCGATAGCGAACCTGCCGCCATCTTCGTCAACGCCATGGACACCAACCCACTGGCGGCCGATCCCCGCGTGATCATCGCAGAGCAGCGCGAGGCCTTTGCCGCCGGACTTGAGGTACTGACTTATCTCACCTCTGGCAAGATCCACCTGTGTCACGATGCCGGCGAGGCATTGCCTGGCGCCGACCTTGCGCGTGTCGAGAGCCATCGTTTTGCCGGTGTGCATCCCGCAGGTCTGGTGGGCACCCATATTCACTTTATCGCACCTGCCAGTCTGGAACGCCCAGTATGGCACCTTGGCTATCAGGATGTGATCGCCTACGGCAAGCTGTTCCTGACAGGTGAGCTCTACACAGATCGCGTGGTGGCCCTGGGTGGCCCGACGGCGCTCAATCCAAGACTGCTGCGCACTCAGCTGGGCGCTCAGCTCAGCACCCTGGTAGAGGGTGAGATCAAACCTGGCAGCAACCGTGTGGTGTCTGGCTCTGTATTGGCCGGTCATACCGCCGCTGGCGTTCACGACTATCTGGGCCGTTTCCATCAGCAGATCTCTGTGCTGGCGGAAGACGCCAAACATCAGCTACTGCCATGGGTGCGCGGCGGCGCAGACAAGTTCTCTATCACCCGCGCCGTGACCTCTCGCTTCAAGGCGACTAAGCGTCTGTTCGACCTCACCACTCACGCCGGTGGTTCACACCGCGCCATGATGGCCTTCGGTCAGCTGGATCGGGTGATGCCGCTGGATATCCTGCCGACCCTTTTGGTGCGTGATCTCGTGGTGCGTGACACAGATGAGGCGCAGGCCCTGGGGGCCCTAGAGCTGGATGAAGAAGATCTGGCCCTGTGTACTTTTGTCTGTCCCGGCAAGTATGACTTCGGACGGGAACTTCGCATCTGCCTAGATATTATTGAGAGGGAAGGTTAA
- a CDS encoding DUF599 domain-containing protein, whose protein sequence is MNNYLLDLIAVTCFFSCWIGYARFARKKAKNTHCIARCLHQHRIHWMYQLLGREVRVAEAALLANLERNITFFASTTMLVLAGVLTLFAQVERLEAVIASIPMTAPPVHMLIQFKLGILTLIFVMAFFQFTWSMRQYGFLNVMVGATPVDKSGQDEQLKAYALQMAIVQDRAAHAYNYGLRSYYFSMAVLGWFFHPLLFIVSSLVVVYTLYRREFKSRAVQAITQGMLILDEREQAKATKTV, encoded by the coding sequence ATGAATAATTACCTGCTCGACCTTATCGCCGTGACCTGCTTCTTTAGCTGCTGGATAGGTTACGCTCGCTTTGCCCGCAAGAAGGCCAAGAACACCCACTGTATTGCCCGTTGCCTGCATCAGCATCGTATTCATTGGATGTATCAGCTGCTGGGACGCGAGGTGAGGGTGGCGGAGGCGGCGCTGCTGGCCAACCTTGAGCGAAACATCACCTTCTTCGCCAGCACCACTATGCTGGTGCTGGCCGGGGTATTGACCCTATTTGCCCAGGTCGAGCGGTTGGAGGCGGTGATCGCCTCTATCCCCATGACGGCGCCGCCGGTTCACATGCTGATCCAGTTCAAACTTGGCATATTGACGCTGATCTTTGTGATGGCCTTCTTTCAGTTTACCTGGTCGATGCGCCAATATGGTTTCCTCAACGTCATGGTGGGGGCGACCCCAGTCGATAAGAGTGGTCAAGATGAGCAGCTAAAGGCCTATGCGCTGCAGATGGCGATAGTGCAGGACAGGGCGGCCCATGCCTATAACTATGGCCTACGCTCCTACTACTTTTCGATGGCTGTGCTGGGCTGGTTCTTCCATCCACTGCTGTTTATCGTCTCTAGCCTGGTGGTGGTCTACACCCTGTATCGCCGCGAGTTTAAGTCCAGGGCGGTGCAGGCGATCACTCAGGGAATGTTGATCCTCGATGAACGCGAGCAGGCCAAAGCGACTAAGACTGTCTAG
- a CDS encoding HD domain-containing phosphohydrolase, with protein MYYTSTDLNQHPSIMSKLSHLHATTQAKLPQITRIAVALFDQDSDIVRTFIYSGKPSPLNHYQANLSQCHSLQEVARSREARIVQDLSIYRDSRHEHAIKIYEAGYRSSYTLPLLSGNTLLGFIFFNGDDEQVFDKRCVEHLDLIGNLLALMVINELSEVITLASTMKTAIDVTHFRDPETAGHLSRMAHYSRLIAQRVADERGLNDHFIEHIFMFAPLHDIGKITVPDEILFKRGPLTPDERTEMQKHCESGRDLIDKLLCNYRLSNLDHTQMLRNIVLCHHEAMDGSGYPAGLVGEAVPIEARIVAVADVFDALTSERPYKAAWSNSDAFAELARLAGNKLDADCVAALHEALPEVLRIQATFDSTEF; from the coding sequence ATGTACTACACCTCGACGGACCTTAATCAGCACCCCTCTATCATGAGCAAGCTGTCACACCTTCACGCCACCACCCAGGCCAAGCTGCCGCAGATCACCCGTATCGCCGTCGCCCTATTCGACCAGGACAGCGACATAGTGCGCACCTTTATCTATAGCGGCAAGCCCTCCCCTCTCAACCACTATCAGGCCAATCTCAGCCAGTGCCACTCGCTGCAAGAGGTTGCCCGCTCAAGAGAGGCCAGGATAGTGCAAGATCTTAGCATCTACCGAGACAGCCGACACGAGCACGCCATCAAGATCTATGAGGCGGGCTATCGCAGCAGCTATACCCTGCCCCTGCTTTCAGGCAATACCCTGCTGGGCTTTATCTTCTTTAACGGTGACGACGAGCAGGTGTTCGACAAGCGCTGCGTGGAGCATCTGGATCTTATCGGCAATCTGCTGGCGCTGATGGTGATCAACGAGTTAAGCGAGGTGATCACCCTGGCCTCGACCATGAAGACCGCCATAGATGTCACCCATTTTCGCGACCCGGAAACCGCAGGCCACCTGAGCCGCATGGCCCATTATTCACGGCTGATCGCCCAGCGCGTGGCGGATGAGAGAGGCTTAAACGATCACTTCATCGAACATATCTTCATGTTTGCGCCTCTACACGACATTGGCAAGATCACAGTGCCCGACGAGATCTTGTTTAAGCGTGGCCCGCTCACCCCAGATGAGCGCACCGAGATGCAGAAACACTGTGAGTCTGGACGGGATCTTATCGACAAACTCTTGTGTAACTATCGCCTGAGTAATCTGGACCACACCCAGATGCTGCGCAATATTGTGCTCTGTCATCATGAGGCGATGGATGGCTCTGGCTACCCAGCGGGACTGGTTGGCGAAGCTGTGCCGATCGAAGCAAGAATCGTGGCGGTTGCAGACGTGTTTGATGCCCTCACCAGTGAGCGCCCCTATAAGGCCGCCTGGAGCAATAGCGATGCCTTTGCCGAGCTGGCACGCCTGGCGGGCAATAAGCTGGATGCCGACTGTGTCGCCGCCCTCCATGAGGCTCTCCCCGAAGTGCTCAGGATACAAGCCACCTTCGACTCCACCGAGTTTTAA
- a CDS encoding AraC family transcriptional regulator has product MNRQEIEHIPVFSSPSQLFKPVAREYPDGQLLAPHWHHAAQLIYAESGVMELSCEESFWIISPQQALWMPAELPHRLKARGPVSLRSVYFQPDALPDSFSKQPQSLVVSPLLRELMKSAMPVTNSSQPSSREVHLMQLLISEIGWAQEIPLKLPMPKDNRLQKICLGLLADPGNGRTLSQWGEIVGASPRTLSRLFQTQLGTSFAIWRQQARIFAAIPRLNLGEPIVRVAMEMGYDSAGAFASAFKKMMGVTPSEFRTQVV; this is encoded by the coding sequence ATGAACAGGCAAGAGATCGAACATATTCCCGTCTTTAGCTCGCCATCTCAGCTGTTTAAGCCGGTTGCTCGGGAGTATCCAGATGGCCAACTACTGGCGCCCCATTGGCACCACGCCGCCCAACTAATTTACGCCGAATCCGGCGTGATGGAACTGAGCTGCGAGGAGAGTTTCTGGATAATCTCGCCTCAGCAAGCGCTGTGGATGCCCGCCGAGCTGCCTCACAGACTCAAGGCTCGAGGCCCAGTCAGCCTGCGTAGCGTCTACTTTCAACCAGATGCCCTACCCGATAGCTTCTCCAAGCAGCCCCAAAGCCTGGTGGTCAGCCCCCTGCTTCGCGAACTGATGAAGAGTGCGATGCCGGTGACCAATAGCAGCCAACCCAGCAGCAGAGAAGTGCACCTGATGCAGCTCCTGATAAGTGAGATCGGCTGGGCACAAGAGATCCCCTTGAAGCTACCCATGCCGAAAGATAACCGGCTGCAGAAGATCTGTTTGGGCTTGCTCGCAGATCCCGGCAACGGCCGTACGCTCAGCCAATGGGGGGAGATAGTCGGCGCATCACCCAGAACCTTATCCCGGCTATTTCAAACCCAGCTGGGGACGAGCTTCGCCATTTGGCGTCAACAGGCCAGAATATTCGCCGCCATCCCCAGGCTAAATCTCGGCGAGCCCATAGTACGGGTAGCGATGGAGATGGGCTATGATTCTGCCGGCGCCTTCGCATCGGCATTCAAAAAAATGATGGGAGTCACCCCGAGCGAGTTTCGCACGCAAGTTGTCTGA
- a CDS encoding putative porin, producing the protein MKKSVTAVAILLGLSSMSAIAAQDNAFQHEAGLNYKSNSEEFGDGIWNANYRYYVTPVDQKSSPYALNGFLAQSSNLGAYYSNFDDADLDSYGIDGTYVFASKWFVGVNYQKHDYANFDFDTYGAEVGYYFNDTSAVSVFYADGDEGVEESYGVKVRSYIALQSTAGVDLQANWTHSDSDDMINLGADWYVNNSWSVGLGYTNTDDDDAFDVRTAYWLRISDNVSANFELARVLDSDFDGVNIGLGVVGRF; encoded by the coding sequence ATGAAAAAATCAGTAACAGCCGTTGCCATTCTTCTTGGTCTTAGCAGCATGAGCGCCATCGCTGCCCAGGACAATGCCTTTCAACACGAAGCCGGTTTGAACTATAAGTCTAACTCTGAAGAGTTTGGCGATGGTATCTGGAACGCGAACTACCGCTACTATGTGACGCCAGTGGATCAGAAAAGCAGCCCATATGCTTTAAATGGCTTCCTGGCGCAAAGCTCTAACCTGGGTGCTTACTACAGCAACTTCGACGATGCCGACCTGGACTCTTACGGTATCGATGGTACTTATGTATTCGCCTCTAAGTGGTTTGTTGGCGTGAACTATCAGAAGCACGACTATGCTAACTTTGACTTCGACACCTATGGCGCCGAAGTGGGTTATTACTTCAATGACACATCAGCTGTGTCTGTCTTCTATGCCGATGGTGATGAAGGCGTCGAAGAGAGCTATGGTGTGAAGGTTCGCAGCTATATCGCGCTACAATCTACTGCCGGTGTGGATCTGCAGGCTAACTGGACTCACAGCGACAGCGACGACATGATCAATCTGGGTGCAGACTGGTATGTGAACAATTCTTGGTCTGTGGGGCTGGGTTACACCAACACCGACGATGATGATGCATTCGACGTGAGAACCGCGTACTGGCTACGTATTTCTGACAACGTCTCGGCTAACTTCGAATTGGCTCGCGTATTGGATTCAGATTTCGACGGTGTCAACATAGGTCTTGGCGTAGTCGGTCGTTTCTAA